One genomic window of Ammospiza nelsoni isolate bAmmNel1 chromosome 4, bAmmNel1.pri, whole genome shotgun sequence includes the following:
- the SMIM20 gene encoding small integral membrane protein 20, whose translation MAALSRTIGIFGAFVAMVGAALYPIYFRPLLLPEEYKNEQSINRAGIVQEDIQPAGLKVWSDPFGRK comes from the exons ATGGCCGCGCTGTCCCGCACCATCGGCATCTTCGGCGCCTTCGTGGCCATGGTGGGAGCCGCCCTCTACCCCATTTATTTCcggccgctgctgctgcccgaGGAGTACA agaatgAGCAGTCAATAAACCGAGCTGGTATTGTTCAAGAGGATATTCAGCCTGCAG GGTTAAAAGTGTGGTCAGATCCATTTGGAAGAAAGTAA